A window of Halopseudomonas sabulinigri genomic DNA:
GCATCGCTGGCCGGCGGGTTGCGTGCTTTCTGCGACCCGCTGCGCATTTCTGATCAATGAGTTTGCTTGTCCGGCTGGTTGTCACCTGAGCGTCACCCGGACGCGCAACCCTGTGCAGGCACATCCACTCATTTCAGAAGGAGTCTGGTATGACGTCTCACAGCATAGCGGTAAGCCTATTGCTCGTCGGCGGCTTGATGGTTGGCAGCACAACCGTCAGCGCGCAGGGCTGGTTCGGTAACAACCATCACAACGATGACCGTGCGCAACGTAGTTTTGAGCGGCTGCACGAAAAACTGGCCGAGCTCAAACAGCGCCATCAACGTCGTGCCGACGTGCAGGTCGGACCACGCCCGCAGTGGCTGGTTGATGACATGGACGACGGCCCGCTGAAGACCCGCCTGCAATCGTGCCGCACCGACAACATGAAGCGCACCGACTTCTCGATTGGCCACCGCGGCGCGCCGCTGCAGTTTCCCGAGCACACGCTGGAATCCTACGTCGCCGCAGCGCGCATGGGCGCGGGCATCGTCGAGTGCGACGTGGCTTTCACCAAGGACCGCCAACTGGTCTGCCGCCATGCGCAGAATGACCTGCACACCACCACCAACATCGTCACCATTCCCGAGCTGAACGCCAAGTGTACCCAGCCATTTGTAGCGGCGGACCCCGCCAGTGGCACGCCGGCGCAAGCCGAATGCCGTACCAGCGACATTACCCTGGCTGAGTTCAAACGCCTCGAGGGCAAGATGGATGCGTCCAACCCCCTGGCCGCCACGCCGGAGGAGTACGTCAAGGGCACAGCCGACTGGCGCACCGACCTGTACGCCAGCCGCGGCACGCTGTTGAGCCACCGCGAAAGCATTGAGCTGTTTCAGTCACTCGGCGTGAAATTTACCCCCGAGCTGAAAACCCCGGTAGTTGAAATGCCCTATGAGGGCGACTACAGCCAACAGGATTACGCGCGGCAGATGCTGGAAGATTATCGCGACGCAGGGGTCAACCCGCGCGACGTCTGGCCACAATCGTTCCAGTTGGCGGACGTGACCTTCTGGATCAACGAGATGCCGGACTTTGCTGATCAGGCGGTATTCCTCGACGAATCGCCGATTACCCCTGAGACCTCGTCTCTGGCTTACATGGAAGAGCTGCGTGCCCAGGGCGTGCGTATTCTGGCACCGGCGATCTGGAAAATGCTGACGCTGGACGGGCGAGGCGAGATCGTGCCATCGGAGTACGCTGAAAATGCCCGCGCGGCGGGGCTGGACTTGATTGCCTGGTCGATGGAGCGCGCCGGACCCCTGGCCAATGGCGGCGGTTGGTACTACCAGAGCGTGACAGATGCCATCAATAACGACGGTGACATGCTGACGGTAATAGACGTGCTGGCGCAGGATGTTGGCGTGATCGGCATTTTTTCCGACTGGCCGGCTACCACCACCTTCTATGCCAACTGCATGGGCATCAAGTGAAGCCGGTCAACTGACGGCCAGTCTATTGGCGCGGTAGAACACGCCGGGAGTGCTCGACACTGCCCGGCGTTTTCATTATCGCTTACCGACTCCGGCTGGTTTTGAACTGGCCGATCAGGCGATCAAGCTGCGCAGCTGCGTCGGTCAGCTGCTGGGTATTGCGCGCGGTATCCTGCAGCTCCAGCAAGACACGGTCGCCCAGATTACTGAGCTGGCTGAGGCTGGCGGAGATTTCGGTGCTGGTGCGTGATTGCTGCTCGGCTGCGGCAGCCACCTGGCTGGTCATATCGGTGATAGTGTCCACCGACCCGGCGATGGACAGCAACGCGCTGCGCGAGCTTTCCACTTGCAGCTGCATATCTTCGGACTGCTGATAGCTGCCTTCCATTGAGCTGACTGCTTTGGCCGTGCCGGCCTGCAGGGTATCGATCATGCTACGGATTTCATCGGTCGAGGCCTGGGTGCGGCTGGCCAGGGTGCGTACCTCATCAGCTACCACGGCAAAGCCGCGGCCCTGTTCACCGGCGCGGGCGGCCTCAATGGCGGCGTTCAGTGCCAGCAGGTTGGTTTGTTCGGCCACCGAGCGAATCACTCCGAGCACCGAGTCAATGGTGTGCGACTGGGTGTTCAGCTCGGCCACTGCCTCGCCGGCCTGAGCAATGTCGCGCGCCAGCCGCTCCATGGTCAGGGAGGTGGTGTCAGCGGTCTGCTGGCCTGCCAGTGCCTGCTCGTTGGCCTGTCGGGCGGCGTCGGCGGAGTCGGACATGCGTTGCGCGACCTCGTCGGAAGTCGCGCTCATTTCCTCTACCGCTGAGGCAATGGTGTCGAGCTCGCTGTTCTGCTGGTTGTAAGAGGCTTCAGCCTTGTCCATGGCATCGCCCACGGCGGTGGCAATGCTGCGGTTGCGCGCGACCACGTCACGCAGATCGTCGATGACCTGAGCCAGTTTGTCGGTAAAGGCATTGAAACCGCGCGCTAGACCGCTGACTTCGTCGTTACCACTGGCATCCAGATGCTGCGACAGGTCACCATCGCCGGTGGCTATCTTGTTCATGGCGCCAACTGCCTGCGCTATGGGGCGGCTGATGCTGAGCGCAATCAGCAGGTTGATGACCACCAACACCAGCAGGCCCAGCGCGGCGAGCGTCAGCTTGGGAACCATGTCCGTCCAGAAGGCCTGGTTGACATCGTCCAGGTAGATGCCAGAGCCAAGTATCCAACCCCAGGGCTCGAACCCGGCGACGTAGGAGATTTTTGGTACCGGGTCAGTTACGCCGGGCTTGGGCCACATGTAGGCGACAAAGCCGGCGGATTTTGCCTTGACTACCTCGACCATCTCGCGGAACAGGTACTTGCCGTCAGGATCCTGCACATCGGCCACACTGTTGCCCACCAGTTTGGTACTGAAGGGGTGCATGATCATTTGCAGGTCGTTGGAGTGTACCCAGTAATAGTCGTTGTTGCCGTAGCGCAGCCCTTGCAGGGTGCTGGCAGCGGCGGCCTTGGCCTGGTCCTCGGTCATTTCACCGCTTTGCTGCAACTGATGGAAATGCTCGATCACACCCAGGCCGGCTTCCACCAGATGCTGGGTTTTTATCGCGCGACCATCCAGCAGGCTGTTGCGATAGTCCACCGCGAAGGCGGCTACGAGACCCAGCACGATAATCAGAACCAGCGTGGTGACGGCGATCAGCCGTTGAAAGATGGAAAAGCGGCGCAGCATAGACATGGCAGAAGCTCCGGGCCAGCTTGGCTTTGATGCGGCACAGCGCGAGGAGAAGTAGCGCAACGCCATTATTCTTATGATTCTTTCAGCCTAGCAGGCAGCGGCGAAAGCGCTAACGGGATTGATCGGGAAACTGAGAGGAAAATGCAGCGCTACCGTGCGGTAGCGCTGCATCTGGGGCGGTCGAGGGAAAATGCCTGGGTTATTGCACGTAGTCGCGGAATTGAACCGAGTTGGAGCGGATCTCGTCCGACGGCCAGTTGGGTATGTTGATGGTCTGCACGGCGCCGTTACCACCGCGTGGCGTCAACTCGATGCTGATGGTCTGGCTGGCGGCGGGTGACGCGGGGAGGAACAGATCCAGCCCCGAGATAAACGGCAAGGCATTGAAGAACAGGTCCGGGCCTGGCAGGGTGCTCACCCCGTCGCTGTTGCGGTCGTGCAGGAACAGGCTGCTGGTGCGCTTGAGCAGCGGCGCTGTGGCACTGGTGACTATCTGAGTATCGTTGACCGTCAGGCTGTCATTGGCGTCGCCCTGGTCGCCCCAGAACTCACGGTCACGCGCTACCATGATGTTGGTGTGATTCGGGCTGCGATGCAGATAGGCGCCAACACCGGCCCCGGGTAACGAGGTGTTCAGGCGCACAAACAGGCTGTCTTGCAGATAGCCTTCGCGATAGAAGTAGTGATCGGCACCCGCAAGCTCCCGATCCAGACCAAACTCGTAAGTGGCACCCTTGCTCAGCTGCACTGGCCCCCAGTTGCCATCTTCACCAATGGCGCTGCTGTGGTCCGGCGTATCGCTCAGGCGTATGCCCGTGGCCGGGTCGACTTCAAAGATGCGCAGCTCGGTACCGTTCGCGCCGGTGTTCTGCGGAAACAGGCTGGCACGTCCGGCGATCCACACATAGTCATTGTCGGTTTCAGGTATCTGCCTGCTTTCCGGCTGCTCGCCGTTAAAATGCTGGAAAATCCGGGCAAAGGAGTCTGCCGAGGTGGCGACCTCGATATGCCCGACGGACTGTCCTGCTGCTGGATAAATATTCTCGGCGCCGGTCACTTCGCGATCAACGTATTGCCCCCACAAGGCCAGGGTCGGCACATTACCCGGCGGTGCTGCGAGGGCAACGCCATCGATACTGGTGTAATGCGCGACCTTGGCTGCGTTCTCCGGCTCGCCCAGGTACATCAGGCTGACCCCGGTGCCCATTGAATGTGCCATCAGATCAATCTGCTCGGCACCGGATATCTGCCGCAGGCGATCAATCATGGCATTGATGCCAATGTTGCGCTCAGCCGCCTGCACCGGGTCAAGCGCGCTTTGCCCAGTGTTGGTGTTGTATTCGTAAACCGCCAGGTAGCTGCTGGGATAGCCGTTGGCACGAAAACGCATGGCCTGTGACTCGAACTGCGAGGCTGAGCCCGCACCACCGTGGATGAAGAGCACCGGGCGTAGTGAGAAATCGACGCTCTGGCCGGCGGCGCTGCCCAGTGAGTCGAGCAGATGATTGAAGGCATCGAGCCGGCTGGTCAGCGCGCGGGTGCCTGCGCTGGCGTTCTCGTCGAAGACGGCTTCGCTGTTGAGCTCCGTCAGCAGGTCTGCCATAGCGATTTCGAAACTGTCGGTGTCACTGAAATCCAGGCTTACAGCGGGGTTCGCGGCAAGGTAGTCGCTGATGGCGGAGCGGATTGATTCGCTGATATCGATGCCATTGCTCAGATTGCCGTCGGCATCCAGCGACTGCAGAAAGCGTGACAGATTCAGCACCGCAGGATCGCTGAGGTCGCTGGCGCCGTCGATCAGGTCCAGGGGAGTCAACTGACTGGCGCCGCTTGCCGAGCCCAGTTCGATGCCGGCCAGCGAAAAGCTGACGGCCTCTGTGCCCTGATACTCGAAGCGCCCGTCGGCGTTGGTCTCGCCGTTACGGCTGCTGGTCTCGTAATGGAGCCCGGCAACCGGGGCATCAATGAAGACGCCACTGGATACCTCAGAGTCGGAATCTCCGCCGCCAGACAGGCAGCCGCTCAACAGCAGGGAAGAAGCGCCCAGCAGCGGGAGAGCGCGACCGCGGATGGCGCGAGTAATGCGAACATGGCACGTCATGGTAAACCTCTTGTTTTTCTTGGAGTGGTTCTGTGAGCCGCCGGCGGTGGCTTAGCGCGTGCATGGCGTGATTCTGCGACCACGTAGGCAGGCCGAGAGCGGCTGCAGAAGTTTATGTGCGTACACTTGTATACTGTCAAGCGGTTTATGAACGACTGTTCATTTGCGTTGCTGTTTCAGCCAGCTGGAAGCCCAATACACGCACGGTTACAGTTGCCAAAATCCATGTTGGTAGATGGCGTGCTAGGCTGCCGACGCTGATTACTTTGACCTGTTCGCCCGGAGGTAGATATGCACAAGTGGGGTACACACGCGTGGTTACTGATGCTGGGGATCGCACCCTTGCTGGTGGCTTGTGGCGAGCCTGAGCCGCCCAAACCGCAAACAGAGTCCACTGCTGCAGCGCTGGACAGTGCCGCGCTGCTGGCAGCCCCCCACCCGACAACGCTGCTGCAGGTATTCAAGAGTCCTACTTGTGGCTGCTGCGAGGGGTGGATTGAACATGCTGATCAGGCTGGATTCGGCACCGAGGCGCAGCATCCGGCAGATTTGGCCGGCCTGAAAACCGAATACGGCATAGCGCCGCAGTACCGCTCTTGTCACACCGCAGTGTCTGCTAATGGCTATGTATTTGAAGGTCATGTGCCTGCGCGTTACGTGCAGGCCTTTTTGGCTGAGCCGCCGGCACAGGCGATAGGCCTGGCGGTACCGGGTATGCCGGTGGGCAGTCCAGGAATGGAGATGGGCGATGACTTTATGCCCTATACGGTCATGTTGCTGAAAGAGGGCGGCGGTGCTGAAGTCTACGCGAGGATCGATAGCCCGGCTGACCAGTAAAAAGCCTGATAGCTTTTTGCCAATCAAGGCTATAGCGCTAATCCATTTCATCAATTGGTAGCGCCGGTCGATGATGCTCCCTGTCGCCAATACAACCAACAGGGAGCATTTCCATGGCCATACTCAAGCGCATCATCAAACGCAGTAACACGCCAGCCAAGACCGTCGAGCCCCAGGCACATCCCAATTTTTGGATGTATCAGTAAGCGGCGTTGGCAGTGCAGAGGGTAATCCAGCCGCAGGTGTCGCTTAGCCTGCGGCGGCGCACGCAGCGGGTAGAGGCAAACCGGCTTTAGGCTTCTTCGTGGTCTTCGGCCAGGCTGCTGAGTACGTCGGGGTTGCTCTTGAATGCCTTGGCAAAGACATCGCGGTGCCGCGCCATGTAGATGCTCACTTCCTCGGCCAGTTTTTCACCCAGCTCCGGTACCGCCTGTTGCAATACCTCGCCCAGGGTCTCTGCCAATTCCAGCATCTTGTCGTGACGATCGGCTTCGGCTTTATCCATGAACAACTGCTCCGGGTCTCTGCTGCTGCGATACACAATTTCAACGGCCATACACACCTCAGGCTTGAACGCGATTTTCAGATTGTGCGGCCTTGGCTGGTTAGCCGGCAGGTCACGTGAGCGCTATTGTACTGGATGAAAATACAGTATCAAGTGCTTTGCGTTGCCGGTGCCGCTGACTCGCCGTTCTGGCCAAAGCGCTGTAGCTGCATCTCTTGCAGTCGGCTGCGCGTGCGCTCAAAGGCGAAGGCCAGATAACCCTCGGTATAGAGCGCTTCGAGCGGCACTGCAGCCTCGATATACAGCGGAATACGGCGGTCGTAGCATTCATCCACCAGGGCGATGAAGCGGCGCACGCTGTCGTCATGTACCGACAGCTGTGGCAGTTCACGATCACCGGCGGCTACGCGCTCAGCGCTGTCCTCGGTGCCACGGGCGATGGTGCCCTCGCGTTGCGGGCTGCTCAGATTGGGTACCTCACTGAGCAGCAGGGCGGGAAAGCGGTCAGCCAGGCTGATAAAGTCCAATGCCGATAACGAACTGCTGCACAGTGCGCGAAAGGTGAACCAGCCGGCCTTGCTGCAACGTTTTACGCAGGGAATCTGCTGATGGCCCAGCAGCAAGGGCTCGCTGCTTACGCTGCGATCCCCGCAGAGCTGCTCAAATACAGCGCTCAGCGGGTTTGGCTGTGCCTGCTGATCGCTGACCCAATAGCGCTGAAGAGTCTGGCCAGGCTGCAGGCGATGGTCCTGTGCGCCGTCCAGCCTGGCGATCCACATGTGTTCCTCGATGGCGGTAATGGCAGGCATGAAGCGGTCGCGGTTGAAACCGTCGGCATACAGCTCTTTGGGAGGCAGGTTGGAGGTGCATACGACGACCAGACCCTGCTCGAACATATGGCGCATCAAGCCGCCGAGCAGTATGGCGTCACCGATATCGCTGACAAAAAACTCGTCAAAGCAGAGCACCCGCACCTTCTGCGCCATCTCGCGCGCCAGGGTCTGCAAGGGGTTGGCGGTACCGGTAATCTGAAATAGTCGCTTGTGCACCCAGCCCATGAAGTGGTGAAAGTGCAAACGCTCACTGGGCACGGTCAGGCTGGCGTGAAAGCGGTCCATCAGCCAGGTCTTGCCTCGCCCCACCGGCCCCCATAGGTAGACGCCACGGGTTTCGCGGCCAGCTTGTAGCGCCTGCCAGCAGTCTTCCAGCATCTGCGCAGCCTGTTGCTGCGCAGGGTCTGCGCTGAAACCCTGATGCTGCAGTGCGTGGTGGTAAGCGGTAAGGGGGGAGGCTGAGGTCATGCGTCTGATACTGACCGAAAGTCATTGGGCGCCGCAAGAGGGGCGCGCTTTGACCCGCGTCGATTTTGCGGTAATGCTGTGTAGCAGCACAGGCAACAGTGGAGAGTGATGATGGCAACCGGTTGGGCGCATGAAGGCGCCGTGCAGGAGCAGATAGACGACACCGTCGATGAGGCGGTGGCACGTGCCCGCAGCCAACTGCCCAAGGGCGAGAGTCTGACGCACTGCGAGCACTGTGATCAGCCGATTCCCGAAGCACGCCGGCAGGCCTTGCCCGGCGTGCGCCTGTGTGTGGCTTGTCAGTCGGCGCTTGACCAGGATGCCCGATCCGCTGGCATCAACCGGCGCGGCAGCAAGGACAGCCAGCTGCGCTAAGGTTACTCAGTTCACGCTCTTGCAGTGCATGGGCGTGGCCTCGTAACCCCAAACCACTACGGCTTCGTCGTCGTTGAAGGCGATGCTTTCATTACGCCCACGGTACTGGCTGCCCTCGGTGGAAGTCTGCTGGTACATCAACGAGGTGCTGTCGCCATAGTCGGCAATCAGGGTAGCTGGAGAGGTGGAGAAGTGCGATACCACCAATTCGTTGGCGCGGTTGTTGTCACAGGCGTAGGTTATTACGCTGGTCATCTCGGCCAGGCGGTAGCGGGCCTGTAGCTCAGCAATGCGCATGCTGTAAGCCTCGCGCACGCAGGCGTTCTTGTCGTCCTCCTTCCAGCATTCATTGCGTCCGGATAGCCAACCGCGCTGCTCCGCCTTGAGCATGGGGGGCTGCTCGTTTGCGGCCTTTTCCTGCGCGGCGCTGTAAACCTCGGCCAACTGGCGATCAAGCGCCGCCAGGCTGCTGTCGTCGCAGATCAACTGCTCGATGCTGCCTGCCTGCGCTTTGCTGCAATCAAAGGAGGGGCCTTCGGCTGCGTGCAGGGGTGGAGTGGCGGCCAGACCCAGAAGGGTGGCGATGGCGATACCGACGGGTGCCTTGTTCATTGGAATTCCTTTTGCGCGTGTGGAGGCGGGTGATTTACAGCGTAGTCTTCTGGTAGAAAGCGCGCCGCACCAGTGGTTCCGTTTTTGCCCTGCGACTGCTGCAGCTGTGGTCTGATTATTGCTTTTTGATTTGCTCAAGGGGGCTGTTGGAACGGCCTGCAATATGCTGGCAGTTGGGGGAGTCGATTAATGCGAATGCTGGGGCGGATCAGTGAAGTCTGGCGTTATCCGGTCAAGGGTATGGCCGGAGAGTCCTTGTCGGCCTGTCGCGTGACTGACAGGGGGCTACAGGGCGATCGCCTTTGGGCCGTGCGCGATAGCGCGCGCAACGAAATCCAGAGCTGCAAGTTCAGACCAGAGCTGCTCCAGATAGTGGCGCAGTACGCGCGCGCGCGGGGCGCTGCCGGTGACCACTCAGTGCAATTGCTGATGCCCGATGGTGCACGGGTGAGCAGTGACGTGCCCGAGGTGCATGAGCTGATCTCCCGGCTGCTTGGGCACGCATCCCGCCTGGAACCCTTGTCGGCACAAACCGATATGGCGGCTTTCAAGCGCTACAAGGCTGACGGGCATACCTGGCTGGACGAACTCAAGGCAACCTTTGAACGGGAGGCCGGAGAACCCCTGCCTGACTTTACCGATCTGCCGCAGGATATGGTCGACTACGTGTCGCTGCCCGGCAGCTTTTTTCTGGTCTCGCCGCTGCATTTGCTGACCACGGCCAGCCTCGACTACCTGCGTGCCCGGCAGCCGCAAAGCGACTGGGATACCCAACGTTTTCGCCCGAACCTGGTGATCGATACCTTGGGCAGCGAGGTGGGTCTGATTGAGCAGTCCTGGCTGGGCGGGCGTTTACAGCTGGGCGAGGCGCAACTGCGTTGCACTGCCGCCGCACCGCGTTGTGGCGCAGTCACCCGTGCGCAGCAGGCTCTGCCCGCAGATACCCGCCTGTTGCGGACTGTGGTGCGCGAAGCCGATCAGAACCTCGGCATCTACGCCAATACGTTGCAGCCGGGCTTGCTGCAGGTTGGCGATCCGGTGTATCTACACACCTGAGTTACTAGCTGCCTGGCAAAGCCAACGCCAACGGGCTCACTGATAGGTCTTGCCGTTGTGACTGAGCCAGCCCCCAGGGTGGCGGCCGCCGGGGTCATGGTGCGTCCAATGCAGCACACCGCCCTGCGGGTTCCATTCATACTCGCCCATAAATCCGACGTAATCCTTTACCCGCAGGTCGTCGATGCGCGGCGCCAGGTCAATATTGTGCGCGACCAGCAGGGTATGGCCGTCGCTCAGGCGCAGGATGAACTTCTGGTGCCGGCTGCCCTTGGTGTCGTCGGGCAGCAGTTTGATTACCACACCCTGACCGCGTACCTGCACCTTGCTCTGCTGCTGCGCATAGGCCTCGCTTACCTGCTCGGTACTACTGGCCTGCGGCGCTGAGTCCGGAGCCTGTTCAAACAGCTCAGGCGTTTGAACCAACAGGTAGGCCAGGCCAAACAAGGCCGCTATATACACTGACTTTCGCATCTTGAACCAGGCTCCTGACAGTGGCTTCGGGGCAGTATGCTGTGCGGCTGAATTGTACATGCGTGTTGCATAGCCGCATTGCACGGCTGACGGTGGCTAGTGGTGAGTTTAGTCCTGAATCCTGGCGCTGTCGGTGGCGGCGTTGAGGCTATGCTAGGCTGAAACGAAAACAGAGGTCCCATGCAATGGCACGCGGCGCGAGACTGCTCGCAGGATATTTTCGCAGAACCTGGCTGCTATGGCTGGTGCTCGCAGGCAGCGCTGCGGCCGATGAGTCGCCGTTGGTGTTCTCCATGCTGCCGGGTAATCCGGTCAACAGCATTGCGGCGCCGCTGATCGTCGAAATTTATCAGCGCGCCGGTATCAGCGTTGTGCCGACCGCGGTGCCGCCGCTGCGCGAAACACGCATGCTGGAGGAGGGCGCACTGGACGGTATTGTGGGCAAGTTCGAGAACTTCGAGCTGGCCCATCCCGAGGTGGTTCGCATTCCCGTGCCGCTGGAAACCATCCAGATTGCGGCTTTTGTAACCGATCAGACGCCTGACCTGCCAAGCCTATTGCAGCGTGATAACTTGCGCCTCGGCGCGCTGCGCGGAATCGACTATCAACTACAGCTCCCCGGTTTGCGGCAATGGGTTTTCGTCAACGAGCCGGGGCAGCTTATGCACATGCTGGTGCGCGGACGGGTAGACGCCGCGATCAGTGTCGACATATCCGGCCTGCGCCTCGCGCGCGAGTTACCGCAGGCGCCGATTCGCATGCTTGAGCCAGAGCTCCGTGAACTGCGGGTTTACCACTACCTGCATCGCAAGCATGCCGGTCTGGTGCCAAAAATAACCGCGGTGATGCAGGCAATGTACGACCAGGGGTACCTGCAGGCGCTACACGCGCAGTTTCGTCGCGGCACCGACGCCGCGGTGACGTCTTCGCCGAGGCCGGCCGAGTAACCCCCGCACTGCCATTTATTGGCGGCGGGCGGTGAGTACTTCTTGCAATACCCGTGATTCGATGCGCGACGGCACCGACATGTGGTCCTCGCCTTGCTCGATCAGCATACTGCTGCGTAGCCCCCAGGCTGACAGCGGCTGCAAGCGTCGATGTAGCGCCTGGGAGTCCTGTATTTCCTGCGGTGAGTCGCGCTCGCCCACTATCAGCGCCAGGCTGCTGTGGGTCACGTCCGTTTTGCCGGCCCGAACATCAGCGCTGAAACGTCGCTCCGGCGCCAACAGAAAGCGGTCGTGCCACCAGAGACTGGGGCTGGCGGCGACGATGTGATCAAACAGCGTCGGTCGGGTGAACAGCGCATAGATGCCAAACATGCCGCCAAAGGAATGGCCGAACAGGCTTTGCTGGTCGGTATCGACCGGAAACCGATCAGCCACAGCGGGCATGACTTGCTGCTGCAAAAAATCCAGCAGTTCGTCCTGGCCACCCTGGGGCGGTGTGTTCTGCGCCGCGGGTACTGGCGGTGAAAAATCGTAGGCGCGGCGCAGGAAGTTCAGCGGCTCTTCGCCGGGATAGGCAATGCCGACGATGATCGCGTGGCGGAATTGCTCTTGAGCCCGTTTGGCTTCGTGGAAGGAAGCAAAGTAGGCGTTGGCGTCCAGCACGTAAAGCACCGGGTAGCCGCCGGTATAGGGCACTTCGCCCTCGGGCTTGCTGATCAGGATGCGATAGGGCTGGCCCTTGGCGTTGTGCATTGACCACTCGATGCTGCCGCTCAGGGTGACGGGCTGCTCGCCGGCCTGCGCCGCGTTGGCGAATGTAATAAGCCATAAAGTCGAAAGCGCAGCCAGACAGGGGCTGCGCAAAAACGTTATCCAAGACAAGGTTCAAGTCCTCAAATGGGGCCCTTTGCAGGGCCCCTTTTCGCTTACCAGCGGTAGCTGACGCTGCCGATCAGGGCACGG
This region includes:
- a CDS encoding substrate-binding periplasmic protein gives rise to the protein MARGARLLAGYFRRTWLLWLVLAGSAAADESPLVFSMLPGNPVNSIAAPLIVEIYQRAGISVVPTAVPPLRETRMLEEGALDGIVGKFENFELAHPEVVRIPVPLETIQIAAFVTDQTPDLPSLLQRDNLRLGALRGIDYQLQLPGLRQWVFVNEPGQLMHMLVRGRVDAAISVDISGLRLARELPQAPIRMLEPELRELRVYHYLHRKHAGLVPKITAVMQAMYDQGYLQALHAQFRRGTDAAVTSSPRPAE
- a CDS encoding alpha/beta hydrolase, whose amino-acid sequence is MSWITFLRSPCLAALSTLWLITFANAAQAGEQPVTLSGSIEWSMHNAKGQPYRILISKPEGEVPYTGGYPVLYVLDANAYFASFHEAKRAQEQFRHAIIVGIAYPGEEPLNFLRRAYDFSPPVPAAQNTPPQGGQDELLDFLQQQVMPAVADRFPVDTDQQSLFGHSFGGMFGIYALFTRPTLFDHIVAASPSLWWHDRFLLAPERRFSADVRAGKTDVTHSSLALIVGERDSPQEIQDSQALHRRLQPLSAWGLRSSMLIEQGEDHMSVPSRIESRVLQEVLTARRQ